The Topomyia yanbarensis strain Yona2022 chromosome 3, ASM3024719v1, whole genome shotgun sequence nucleotide sequence ttggttcggggggatggatgtgggtcgggatttcattcgcgtgatgtctcggctcatgtccaatcactacacgctggacgcacatctccggcgtattgggctcgtggatagcggtatctgcgcttgtggtaacggttatcacgaaatcgaacatgttgtctgggcatgcgccgagtactgttctgccagatctcaactattcgattcccttcgggcccgaggaagatcacccaatgtcccggttcgagatgtactagcaagccgcgatattctctacatgtcccttatatacacgttcctcaaaaccatcaatatccaaatttaaatgcccctatctttctcttatcattcccagaagtgccctcttccgcctaccgtaccccaatgatggtttgatacgactccaagacgagacaaaacatctgtcgaatgaaccaacaacacgagatctacagtacaacatcacacgcgcagcgcggtgtgtttccgatccgtatctgagccgtactacgaaatcgtctggaggaacccctgccggcttgtggaaaaccgcccggcgtcccaatacttgattcatccgttcgaatctgtaatcctggccgttgattcctgatgccggaaactgaaagtttatatcccccccccccccccccgttctgccttgtccaccctctctcccatgtctctgatacacagatgtatgacttcaccccttctccctttgaatatcttcccaaaacttatgtgccccccccatcttctagttttagttgatcaatccgttcgaatctgtaatcctggccgttaattcctgatgccggaaactgaaagtttatatctcacccccccccttcagccttgtccaccctccctcccatgtctctgatacacagatgtatgacttcacccccttctccccttgaatatcttcccaaaacttatgtgcccgctatcttctagttttagttgatcaatatttaatctcgttaagaaatgcacaacagtaccactactttaaaatggccctaattaattccccttaatcttgaaccactctccctagttatttctagttaataagcttgtaaaatgttccgcttagttaataattaatttctcctacaaactcccttctaaaaatcataaagtgaattacaatacaaagaacacataaaatgacccgtcccccaaatcttacgaatattatattataccctcttttatatgtataagttagctgtaaagtttttttttagtttcattatataaaacaaaataatattgaaatgtgtaaccccctagttttaagaaattcaaaatgtaaaacaatgaaaaaatggcacctttaagctaacgcatacgtgccttatcaaataaacaaattgaaaaaaaaaaaaaaaaataattcggaAAATTGATTATATCGTTTTTTATGAGCAAATTATCGATACATAGtcagcgagaaacttgtgtcaAATGGTACAAGCATCATCATTGATGAACAATAGAATCTGATATTTGATACAATAAAGCTGGTATAGCAAAGTAATTAGAAAATGCGCTAGGATCATTatcgtaattttttattttccggATGAAAGAGACAAAACATATccgtgaatatgatttttatatAATATGTACCACGCAACTCGTCATTTTCTGTAGTACAGGCCCTGGAACATACTTACTTGATATAGGATTAAGTGCCCATTGTCACCCTATCAGGGAGGGTGGCTcactatttcattaattactcagTCCACAATCTATGGAATGCTTACAAATTggtatcaacagctttgcttcgtaccaagataataacataaatACTCTCAGAACggtgaaatgctcgtgtttgagcgcaacgaagcCTCGAATCGAGTGCTCCTATCGTTGCCCTACAATTTGAATCAATGTGTTGAATAACGATGGCAAACGCTGccctaaccaacggcttcaaatgggtaggatgataaaagaaacatagcgaaaataggctcatacCCTACACGTACAAATCACTGGCTGTACCTGTCCCTTTGACGACTTTCTGTTTTATCTCAGTTACAATATTGCTGTATTTTCACTGTTTGTTTGGTGTTCAActaagcatcggaataaatatactttttgatagttttttaattatttactatttattcgaaagaaaatttaatcaTCTTCACAACACCGTAGTCAAAAGCGGTtagaaactaccggagttataacaatattaaagaaaaaaggaattttgacgtatttttacacttgttttacaaaaaaaaacgaaatattatataataaaattgacaaaacacgaatatttttacatttctaatGATTTTGAGAATAAAGCTATCTAATTTATTTATGAATGCAATAAAAATTTGACATATTATAACTCTTTAAGTTTTGGGGTACGAATGTCCCCCACAAAATCGTTTATGTATAaaaaaagtcacgaaaccgttgtaggatCAAATGCCCCTGAAAATGGGATTGTAGGATTGATGTAGGATTAAATGTCCTGTATGGGAATGCTTTAATATTTTAGATTTTGATATACGTGTAGCGATATTTTGATATTTCCATTAGCAATACCGGAATAACTGATAAatactttcagcagatggtaaAAATTTGCAGCATTTGTATTAAGAGCCTGAAGtgcattctacttcacttcggttatgtctgtGACATGACCTACCCATCTTATTCCATctatttgtattttttctatATATACacaattttaattgttttttcatTTGTTATTTTTGAAGTTCGCGTAGGTCTTTGGTTATAGCCCAGCGTGCCCATGTATAGGAATTGTATGGGTTCGAAttctatatctatctatctatccatctatctatctatctatctatcttctatctatatatttgtatgtatatgatttatggactcccaaacggcttaatcgATTGTCgtgaaaatttatacatagtaggcatatgttatggagcgtgtttgtgtgctaatGGTTGGGAATTATCTGTCCGTTAGATGGCGCTTCCGAGCAAATTGTGTAtttctcctatttcgttgaaagtcgcagcaacgatAATAAGTGATTTTGATGCTATACACCGATCCTGGAATAATGCACAAAGCAATTCTAACGATAAATACAGTTAAATgattgttctgctaaatatcattccattTTATTTCGCTATTCGTCTGCGAGCAATCCGTCTACAATTGATTTGATTCTGACAGACCAAAGATATACATGTAGAGAATTGATTATACACGCTGACTTTAACTCTGAGCATCTTCCAGAAGCTTTCATTCAACGCCGAGCGTTGattaaattctattttcggaacaaaattttcagaaactAAAGGTCGGAGCTGGAGAATATTCAACCTCCTCCACTGTTGACAAAGTTCTCTGAGCAGTTTTATTTTATAGGTACTGCGTGTTACCGAATAAACGCCTAACACGCCTACATAATTCATGTGTGTGAAATTGCGTTCTAGTTTAACTTTTCTAATTATTTGAAAGACGTTTAAGTTATGCTAGGGAATCTTCAGGCTTCAATTTCCTCCAATAAAACCAGTGAGGTTTGCGACGTTTTTCTGGTTGTTGCTTTTTCGGCGAACCTACTACTTTTTGTCACCTGGTATAGATGTAAGCGTCCTACTGAATCTCGAACGCCTTCACAACTCATTTACGCATATGTACTTTTACATATATAAAAGCGCCACTTCAGAGTCAATTTATCGGTTGCGTTAGAACTCAACGTCAAACCGAGCACGTCTACCATCGGATACACACGATGGAGGTGAACGTTATCTATTTAACGATAATGGTCGTGATTCTGATACTAATCTTCCGCTGGCTAACCAAGAACCACGATTATTTTCACGAGAAGCCAATCCCTTCGTTGGGTGCGTGGCCCGTGTTCGGCAGCACCGGTGATGTTATGCTATATAGGTGCACCTTTACCGACTACGTCAAGCAGGTCTACGACAAATTTGCGAGTGTGAAGTAAGTAAGGAATCAGCCGGTAGTCCGTAACTAATGTTACCATTTTCCTTACAGAGTATTCGGCCTGTTCGACACCAACACTCGAGTATTCGTCATCCGAGATCCGGAACTCATAAAACAGATTGCGGTGAAGGATTTCGATCACTTTGTCGATCGACGGCCAGTTTTCGGTAAAAGCACCGGCGACAACCCGAATGTGCTTTTTAACAAAGCAATAGTAATGATGACCGGTCGAAAGTGGCGGGATATGAGGGCTACTCTAAGTCCGGCTTTCACCGGAAGCAAGATGCGGGCGATGTTCGGTCTGATAACGGAGTACAGTGACCGGATGATTCAGATTCTGCGAACGGAGGCCGACAACGGTAGAGGGTACGTTGAGTACGATATGAAAAATTTGTTCTCGCGGATTTCAACCGACATTATTGCAACTTGTGCTTTCGGGATAGAGGTGGAATCAGTGAAGGATACCGGGAACGAATTTTATGTAATGGGTAAGGCGATGCTAAATTTTCTCAGAACGTCGGTGATGTTGCGGATGCTGGGATATACGTTGTTTCCTGGCGTAATGCAAACGTTAGGGATCGATGTTATTGATAGGCAGCAAATACGTTACTTTTCGAATATGGTTAGAGAAACGGTGAAAAATCGAGAAGTTCATGGCATTGTTCGACCGGACATGATTCATTTATTAATGCTAGAGAAGAAAGGTGCTCTAAAGTACCAACAGGAAACGGTAAAAACGGTTGAAGGGTTTGCAACGGTGGAAGAATCTAGTGTCGGAAGAGCATCTGTCACTAAAACTCTGACGAATGCAGAAATCACAGCACAGTGTATGATATTCTTTCTGGCTGGATTTGAGGCCATATCTTCGGCAATGGTCTTCATGGCGTATCAGCTGGCGTTGAGCTCTACAATTCAACTGAATCTTTACGAAGAGATTCTAGAAACAAACAAACGATTGAATGGGCAGGCATTGTCGTACGACATTCTACAGGCGATGAAATACATGGATATGGTTGTATCGGAGACACTTCGACTGTGGACCAACCCGATGTCGGATCGTTTGTGTGTTAAAGACTACCACCTGGACGATGGCCAGGGTCTTAGGTTCACGATCGACAAAGGCACCTGCGTGTGGTTTCCGATATACGGCATTCACCACGATCCGAAGTACTATCCAAACCCAGAGAAGTTCGACCCGGAGCGATTTAATGATGCGAATCGAGCAAACATCAATATGTCCACATATTTGCCTTTCGGAATTGGGCCACGTAACTGTATCGGTTCGAGGTTTGCACTGATGGAAATAAAAGCAATTATGTATCAGTTGTTGCTGAATTTCAGCATTGAGCGAACGGAACAAACTCAGGTGCCACTCCAAATCGGGAAAGGGCTCCTTCCTTCGATTACTACGCATTTAAGGCTTAGGTTGAGATTGTAAGAATATCCGAACATTGATTCAAGTTGAAGGTGGTAATTCGCCAACATGTTTGCTGTTCGTGAGCACAAAATCAAGTATAGGTAAGAACAGTTCATTAGAGCTTCTTTCGAAGTGAACATTGTGTCTTGTTTTCAGAAGCACTTGATACTAATACATAATAACCCGTCAAAGTAACGCTGAAGAGAAATTCTAGTGACAAGGATATCTTTAACGGGTAATGTGTTTctgtggaaaaaaataaatcaatacaGCCCTGCTATTAGGCCGGATAGACAGCAAGATATGTTAAGATAGATATAGCCTCGTGTATTCTTATTATTAATAAGCCCATTAAAACACCTAATATAAAATTGCTTTGTACTCGTAATCACTCAAAATACGGAGCCTTCTCTGTTTAGTCCCTGTACCATACTCGAAACCAATCCAATGGATTAGTTATGGAACTAAGCaagcaccggattgacgctagctgcaAAAAACAGAGACACAACTTGTGTTCAATAAAACAgggacacaatttgtgttcaatATTGCAATCCAATGAACTATTCGACTGGAATCACTCTTCTAGGTAAAGAAAAAGCATTCAACCAAACACAATGAAATCATTGCAAAATTTACACAATAAAAATTGTACAAAATTATTTAACCTACCGTATTCAAGGTCaccttaagaccactcggggcccctggccaCAATTGAGCTGAAGGCCCTTATAATAAATCATCATCTCATCTGGCACGTGGcgatctgaccttcatagttacATAATGTAGTTTGAGGATGAAAAGCTGTTTGTCCAAGTAATAGGAATGATATAGTATAATCAATTGTGACCGTTTTTCGTTTGTTCTACGTTAAATTTTTGGATATTGTTCCAAAGCTAAAAACGTCCAGTTTGggtatttttgttttctgtccCCTATTTCCTGAGCTGTTTTTGACATATTTGTTCAACATGGAGATCTATTTTGCCTGACGAAAAATCAGAACATTGTCTTGCTTTAAGgatattgtaaatgtacaagAAGAGATAATTAAAAACATTTGTATCTGCTTAATTGCTTGTACATTTTTCCAAAGACAAAGTACCGTGACTCTTATTTTTGCTACGTGAATGGCTTGCATAAGAATGACTCAAAAAAGCAAATAGATTTACTTCGAAGGTATACCGTGTCACTTCATTTTAACCCTTTcacttttttctagtacatgtagggtttcaaaactatttttccttgaaaacggtggggtcaagaaacacgaaaagtctattttcataaagatgggTGCTTCCATgtcagtgctagaagctggttaatttttaccttctaatgctcaatacaattctcctagaatttgtacaatagtccaattacgtggaaaacgtagccaacgacagtctaaattgataagttttaacagttttcaataatattgcaacataacgaagatatatgaaaaaatcattttccgtcatcaacgtaaactgtctctggcagccAAGCTCCATCAgaattcaatcagactaattgcaataacttcagtactagagctgatccttgtaactgttaatactcaaattaaaggcaataatcacattaatgagccttatttgattttgtgagcaaatttcgcccaaattaaaagttataactgtttaaaaacgttgttgtccagaaacaacatgggcatgaatgggttaagtatTGTCACATCAATTCAGGTTCGAGCGGATAAGGTAAAAACGAAGTTTATACTTCCGGTTGCCTTTATCCAATTCTATTACACTAGGAATACTGAtatcattcaaatgtttggtcAAGTAGGTTTTGCCACGTGTATACTGGTTGCATAGCCAACCCAAGTaccaattgaagttttatagcatactacaagtgcaatctaagttttatgaatggctataaaactaccataaaacctcaatcgTTACCAGTGAAGTATTCCGGTGATAAAGGGTACATGATCGATAACAGAAGTATCACAATAAAGAGAGGTGTGATCTTTGTCGTTAGAACTTGGAAGAACTTCTTCCCAGGTATTCTCAAAACTGTTAGTTTGGTAAGAATGTGACAGGCCGAACCAATTCCTTTCTACGTGTTACCACGAAATCACCGCTATCATTGCTCGAACCACGCTGAGAACATATAAAGGAACATCAATTTTTGTCGTTTATTTCAcaatcccattccgaaaatacccatattagtGTTACAAAAAATTTTGCCCAAGCAAGCGTCGCCATTTTAGAATTTAAAATTGTGTCTAATATTGATTTATATCGCCTACTTTAAATTTCAATCCAAAAATAATATCTTTATTGTTGGGGTTATCGAgaaattattcaaaaagttCCCAAGTCTCGGATTGTAAAATGCCGGCATCGAATTCCGTCATCTACCCAATTTCTAACTTACCCATATAATTTCGCCCAACCGGAAGTCGTTATTTTGGATTTTAGAAAATTGTCTCCAGCGTCGTTTCCCGCTATCATCCCGGCAACCGACAGTTGTTCGCGAACCCCATGAAGACCGGCGCTCAAAGACTTTCTTGGGCGACCAATACTGCTTGTTAATGCATATAAGtgcaataataaaaatcaacatGCCtagaaaaatgaatatttatttttcattgtgGTTTTTGAATGGGACAAACTAGTTGTGGCGTTCGTGACATTTTCTAAACAAAGCGTTTAGTTTCAATAGTTCATTGTAATTTTAGGACGACTCACAATAGAATGAACTGGAAGGgtgacgggcatagcgtagttggtaagtcgATTGCCTTCTAAGCAGCTCACCCGGGTTCGATTCCtaactccgcacatagggttagagatttttccaaagtagatttctctaacccgaaaaaagcaaatgaccctaaggttaaaatatcTACAATAAAAAAGAGTGCATCTTAGTGTCACGAACCTCATGGAGAGGATAATTAATCACCAATATGTAATTTCTTACGCTTGTAGTCAGTTCTTGGGTGATTTGGATAAATTACGATTGAAATCAGAATCTTATTCAATTTTGTGCTATAAgccattagggcattgcaaaaaaaatttttttttaattctcaaaggccctcccccctctcatattgtgacaaatgtcaaagtaagctcagatgccaaatttcacatcatttggacaattttagacccccgcccacttcgcttgaattttttttgaaattggtgctatgggaaaatatggaggaaaaatacaataaatgctataacttttgaagtagcagtcagaaaattacaatttatacctcttttgaaaggaaataatcttagtatttgaatgaagatatttttgtttttaggaaaataccgcaaagtggggtactgggtcattttggccccaaaatcccatatttttcaagatttttttgctCCGTaacgcaaatcatacatattttgtagtttttctaatgtgaaaaaatctcagaaatcgaacagaACCCTTTTGactttagtccgaatacgagaagttggggttgtagggctttttgtcattcatattaaattttatcattttctcatacatatatctctattattcttcaatcaattttcataaaaagtaacttgttgaacgtgtaaaattctgaggaataaaacaaacataaaaacgttagagttaaaattcagaaacatcaaactttttgatatttactctacaaatctcatttttttcattatttgtccgaATACCTCagcttcccctatttttccaggaatgaaacttttctcatgtgatccctaagcatattatACACTAAaagtaataaatcaaataagaattttgttgttaaatggagttaatatgtgcgattttatgataaaaatgtgaaatcgacactatatgtcagataatttgatgttcctaaATTTTACCGGTAGCGAATCtctttttgttataatcctaaggattttccacgttcaacaaggtatagattatgaaaattgagtgaaaaataatagagatatatgcacgagaaaatgatgaagtttaatatgaatgacaaaaggccatttaaccccaacttctcgtatttggacaaaggtcaaaaaggttccgatcgatttttgagatttttttacattggaaaaactataaaatatgtatgatttgcatcacggagcagaaaaatcattaaaaatatgggattttgggtccaaaatgaccccgcaccccactttcccgtatttttctagaaacaaaaatatcttcattcaaatactaagattatttcctttcaaaagaggtataaattgtaattttctgattgctacttcaaaagttatagcatttactgtattttttctccatatttttccatacgaccaatttcaaaaaatttcaatcgaggttggcgggggtctaaaattgtccaaatgatgtgaaacttGGCACCTGTGCTTACtatgacatttgtcacaatatgagaggggggtctttgagaattcaaaaaaacattttttttgcaatgccctagccTCCATCCTTCTATAATTTTAGGTTATATTATGATCCAATTTTGTGAACATATTGTGAGTCCCTCTCAAAAACATGTAaggagattttttttcattatttaaaatttaaataactAACCAATTCAGTCCCCGGTTTGGTTCATAAATTGAAATTCTAGTGTAGCATGATATCATATTTATACTATGTACGGGGCTAACCAATTTAAAGTCCAGGATGGTGAACCCTAATCTTGTTCGTATCTTCGGAATTGAGTTGACGAATGGATGACGAAAAGCAATTCTAGaccccattttgaaatccaagcttGCGACTTAGGGTTTATTAAAATTCTTGATAACTCTAACCTTccgggtattttcggaacggggAGGACTACTAATATACTACCTAAAGTGGGTTTCAGGCGCTATTTTAAAATGTATTGGTAATATAAAATGTAATGGCAGCGCCGTTTAAAGGTTCAAAACGGTGGCTTAAGGTCGTGCAAAGATTTATATGAAACTTCATATGGctattttcaaaatatgatcgTCGAGCACACGATGAAAATCGATTTAAGacttcattttaaaatccaagggAGCATCTTCCggctaatttaatttttacataacACACTATTTGGGTACTTTCAGAATTGAGTCAACTAGTATATGACGAAAATCGATTGCAAACACCATAAAatccatcaatatgggtattttggaaaAGAGGCTGACGAGCAGAtgatggaaatcgatgtctgacgCCGTTTCAAAGTCCAAGATGGCGACGTCCGGTTGagcgatttttttattactcGTCGGAGTCAAGAGAGATTTCAAAAACCATtgtgaaattcaagatggcggccgCTGGCACAGCAAATTTCTTTATAACCGTTTCAATATAggcatttttggaatgggattGACGAATAGATGATGGATATCCATGTCTAATGTAAATAGAAAAACCAAAATGGTGACTGCCAGTTGTGAACATTTCAacgtttttttgtgaaaagggcgatacttaca carries:
- the LOC131693548 gene encoding probable cytochrome P450 9f2; translation: MEVNVIYLTIMVVILILIFRWLTKNHDYFHEKPIPSLGAWPVFGSTGDVMLYRCTFTDYVKQVYDKFASVKVFGLFDTNTRVFVIRDPELIKQIAVKDFDHFVDRRPVFGKSTGDNPNVLFNKAIVMMTGRKWRDMRATLSPAFTGSKMRAMFGLITEYSDRMIQILRTEADNGRGYVEYDMKNLFSRISTDIIATCAFGIEVESVKDTGNEFYVMGKAMLNFLRTSVMLRMLGYTLFPGVMQTLGIDVIDRQQIRYFSNMVRETVKNREVHGIVRPDMIHLLMLEKKGALKYQQETVKTVEGFATVEESSVGRASVTKTLTNAEITAQCMIFFLAGFEAISSAMVFMAYQLALSSTIQLNLYEEILETNKRLNGQALSYDILQAMKYMDMVVSETLRLWTNPMSDRLCVKDYHLDDGQGLRFTIDKGTCVWFPIYGIHHDPKYYPNPEKFDPERFNDANRANINMSTYLPFGIGPRNCIGSRFALMEIKAIMYQLLLNFSIERTEQTQVPLQIGKGLLPSITTHLRLRLRL